One segment of Vagococcus martis DNA contains the following:
- a CDS encoding CDP-glycerol glycerophosphotransferase family protein, whose product MTHILVSYLKELYSVVVRRLSKKNKSKPVIKRVCYLMSFPNNNQGLIEAISHEKQVIVLYKKNCLEEVKQLKSFGIECINLDTVSGFIKGINCLCQSQVIIADNYFAFLGDITFKQNQTVYQLWHATGAIKQFGLEDKSAVKRSEKDKHRFRRVYESFDYVFVASEKMADVFKRSYGFSKEQILFTGFPRTDRLCQRIAKPNSNKRRILYLPTYRENEPVETWLLDIKKVADSLKDEGLLQVKLHPHVELEHVNQTNVDWISSHESADEYIIQADVLITDYSSVAFDFTLANPTGQLIMYWPDEMKYRQVTGIQPNIEADFPQSVAHTTDDVIKQLTNHPMLEGNKQFNALWNTYNDGQATNRVLDEIKEVLDGEK is encoded by the coding sequence ATGACACATATATTGGTTAGTTACTTAAAAGAGCTATATAGTGTTGTCGTTAGAAGATTATCTAAAAAAAATAAATCGAAACCAGTAATCAAAAGAGTCTGTTACTTGATGAGTTTTCCTAATAATAATCAAGGGTTGATTGAAGCCATATCACACGAGAAACAAGTGATTGTTTTATATAAAAAGAATTGCTTAGAAGAAGTGAAACAACTTAAAAGTTTTGGGATTGAGTGTATCAATCTAGACACAGTTAGTGGTTTCATCAAAGGAATTAATTGTCTTTGTCAAAGTCAGGTGATAATAGCTGATAATTATTTTGCGTTTTTAGGAGATATTACCTTTAAACAAAATCAAACAGTTTACCAACTTTGGCATGCGACTGGAGCGATTAAACAGTTTGGCTTAGAGGATAAGTCAGCTGTAAAACGCTCTGAAAAAGATAAACATCGTTTTAGACGAGTGTATGAGTCGTTTGATTATGTCTTTGTTGCGTCGGAAAAAATGGCCGATGTATTTAAGAGAAGTTACGGCTTTTCTAAAGAACAAATACTTTTTACTGGCTTTCCAAGAACAGACAGACTATGTCAAAGAATAGCTAAACCAAACAGTAATAAAAGACGCATTTTATATTTACCAACTTATCGTGAAAATGAACCTGTTGAGACATGGTTATTAGATATCAAAAAAGTAGCTGATAGCTTAAAAGATGAGGGGTTACTTCAGGTGAAGCTACATCCCCACGTTGAGTTAGAACATGTTAATCAAACAAATGTCGACTGGATATCGTCACACGAATCGGCTGATGAGTATATCATACAAGCGGATGTTTTGATTACTGATTATTCTTCTGTGGCGTTTGATTTTACTCTAGCCAATCCGACTGGGCAGTTAATCATGTATTGGCCGGATGAAATGAAGTATCGTCAAGTGACAGGTATTCAGCCAAATATTGAAGCAGACTTCCCGCAATCTGTGGCTCATACAACAGACGACGTCATTAAACAACTAACTAATCACCCGATGCTTGAGGGAAATAAGCAGTTTAATGCATTATGGAATACATATAACGACGGACAAGCAACAAACAGAGTATTAGATGAAATCAAAGAAGTATTGGATGGAGAAAAATGA
- a CDS encoding LCP family protein, with protein sequence MSKKKNKKTQKKTDKNLKIQEFSSLHSRKNNRKKDSGLKKTLLSISKILGVLLVISLLGIVVYGVKMVVDGNKFLNDAYKPRETSQVANDKIDVQKDPISILLLGLDDDAEDTRGTGGARTDSMILLTINPSNELVSMVSIPRDTYTHISTKNFDGNDKINAAYAHGGIEGSITAVEELLNVPINYYATADFQAFEDVVNAVGGIEIDVPFTLTEQNAQGKKVVQLKEGKHNLNGEEALAFARTRYIDNDVERGKRQQEVLEAIAQKAMEVGSLAKYKSILNALDGHVTTDMPPSRILSVAQSGLTKDYKFDSYIFSWMSYNYGEQSMVGLHKDSIDYISHKLRLSLGLDSTDDRDDANYKFETDGLVDPRTYPQDGMAIDDY encoded by the coding sequence GTGAGTAAAAAGAAAAATAAAAAAACTCAGAAAAAAACTGACAAAAATCTTAAAATACAAGAATTTAGTTCCTTACACTCTAGAAAAAATAATCGCAAGAAAGATTCTGGGTTAAAGAAGACACTATTGAGTATTAGCAAAATTTTAGGTGTATTACTCGTAATCTCTCTCTTGGGGATTGTCGTATACGGTGTTAAAATGGTGGTCGATGGCAATAAGTTTTTAAATGATGCTTACAAGCCAAGAGAGACAAGTCAGGTAGCCAATGATAAGATTGATGTGCAAAAAGACCCAATTTCTATCCTTTTACTTGGTCTTGATGATGACGCGGAGGATACTAGAGGAACAGGCGGTGCTAGAACTGATTCAATGATTCTACTTACAATCAATCCGTCAAATGAGCTAGTCAGTATGGTAAGTATCCCACGTGACACTTATACACATATTTCTACTAAAAATTTTGATGGGAACGATAAAATAAATGCAGCTTATGCTCACGGTGGAATAGAAGGATCTATAACGGCTGTGGAAGAACTATTAAATGTCCCAATCAATTACTACGCAACAGCAGATTTCCAGGCATTTGAGGATGTTGTTAATGCAGTTGGTGGGATTGAGATAGACGTCCCATTCACTCTAACTGAACAGAATGCACAAGGAAAAAAAGTGGTGCAACTTAAAGAAGGAAAACATAATTTAAACGGTGAAGAAGCACTAGCATTTGCAAGAACTCGTTATATTGATAATGATGTTGAACGAGGGAAACGTCAACAAGAAGTACTTGAAGCTATTGCTCAAAAGGCAATGGAAGTAGGATCGCTAGCCAAGTATAAGAGCATATTGAATGCATTAGATGGTCATGTAACAACCGATATGCCACCAAGTCGTATTTTATCAGTAGCGCAATCTGGTTTAACGAAAGACTATAAGTTTGATTCGTATATCTTTTCATGGATGAGTTATAACTACGGTGAGCAAAGTATGGTAGGTTTACATAAAGACAGCATCGACTACATTTCACATAAATTACGTCTATCTTTAGGGTTAGATTCAACGGATGATCGTGATGACGCAAACTATAAGTTTGAAACGGATGGACTCGTTGACCCAAGAACCTATCCACAAGATGGTATGGCAATTGATGATTATTAA
- a CDS encoding WecB/TagA/CpsF family glycosyltransferase: protein MTKKVEYILNTPVDYLTMTDIKRDLSWYFDHHQKMVLASINPQIILISEKNKCVKSFIEHATHRFADGIGVVKMSQWTNGRIKERVAGIDVMASVLEFCHENKKSIFLYGAKPKVVAQAARNIQKDYSNIRVSGWLDGYDKKSSGEIIDIINQHHADVLFVALGSPKQEEWLQRYMPQLNPTIFQTVGGSFDVYSGEVKRAPEVFIKTNLEWLYRSVSNPKRFNRIFQVPLFVTKGLVWHLKQSKQ, encoded by the coding sequence ATGACTAAAAAGGTAGAATACATTTTAAATACGCCTGTTGACTATTTGACCATGACAGATATTAAACGAGATTTATCTTGGTATTTTGACCATCATCAAAAAATGGTGCTTGCAAGTATCAACCCGCAAATCATTTTAATATCTGAAAAAAATAAGTGTGTCAAATCATTTATTGAACATGCGACTCATCGCTTTGCTGATGGGATTGGTGTTGTCAAAATGTCACAATGGACAAACGGACGTATCAAAGAACGGGTTGCAGGGATTGACGTAATGGCAAGTGTGTTAGAATTTTGTCATGAAAATAAAAAATCAATCTTTTTATATGGAGCAAAACCAAAAGTGGTCGCGCAAGCCGCACGTAACATACAAAAAGACTACTCAAACATTCGAGTGAGTGGATGGTTAGATGGCTATGACAAAAAAAGTAGTGGTGAAATCATCGATATAATCAATCAACATCATGCCGATGTGTTATTCGTTGCATTAGGATCACCTAAACAAGAGGAGTGGTTACAACGCTACATGCCACAACTCAATCCAACTATCTTTCAAACAGTTGGGGGAAGTTTTGATGTGTATAGTGGTGAAGTGAAACGAGCTCCTGAAGTATTTATCAAAACAAACTTAGAGTGGTTGTATCGCTCGGTAAGTAATCCGAAACGCTTTAACCGTATTTTTCAAGTACCTTTGTTTGTCACAAAAGGATTAGTGTGGCATTTAAAACAAAGTAAACAGTAA
- a CDS encoding ABC transporter ATP-binding protein, which yields MITKEYDLYKKKSDKIKALFKFSEKSVPHFWGLRGIDLKVYPGEAVGLIGINGSGKSTLSNILAGIIPQTTGQMIIKGETSIIAIGAGLKPQLTGLENIRLKCLMQGLTNEEVDEILPDIMEFADIGDFVNQPVKNYSSGMRSRLGFAIAVHNNPDVLIIDEALSVGDDTFYQKCVDRILQFKKEGKTIFFVSHSLNQVKKLCDKVAWIHYGELREYGTTEEVVANYNDFIKWFRALSEKEKKEYQNGYKEKQKNFNVNELKEIAVERGHGKSVLRGPAIGKMSSLTKLMLVLMIVAIVVFGTIHVRGRSFKSYFAQDTTQKIEQTVTDKTSMDKLYDTYIG from the coding sequence ATGATTACCAAAGAATATGATTTATATAAGAAAAAGTCCGATAAAATCAAAGCATTGTTCAAGTTCTCAGAAAAAAGTGTACCGCATTTTTGGGGATTAAGAGGAATAGATTTAAAAGTCTATCCTGGTGAAGCAGTCGGATTAATTGGAATTAATGGATCAGGAAAATCTACGTTATCAAATATATTAGCAGGAATCATCCCTCAAACAACTGGGCAAATGATAATCAAAGGTGAAACATCCATTATTGCCATTGGAGCTGGATTGAAACCACAATTAACAGGTCTTGAAAACATTCGCTTAAAATGTTTGATGCAAGGATTAACCAATGAAGAAGTAGACGAAATACTACCAGATATTATGGAGTTTGCTGATATTGGGGATTTTGTTAACCAGCCAGTAAAAAACTACTCAAGCGGGATGCGATCACGCTTAGGTTTTGCGATTGCCGTACACAATAATCCTGACGTTTTGATTATTGACGAGGCGTTATCAGTAGGGGACGATACGTTCTATCAAAAATGTGTGGACCGTATTTTACAATTTAAAAAAGAAGGAAAAACAATTTTCTTTGTATCACACTCTCTTAACCAAGTAAAAAAACTATGTGATAAAGTGGCATGGATTCATTATGGTGAATTACGTGAGTATGGTACCACAGAAGAAGTCGTTGCTAACTATAATGACTTTATTAAATGGTTTAGAGCCTTATCAGAAAAAGAGAAAAAAGAATATCAAAATGGCTACAAAGAAAAGCAAAAAAACTTTAACGTTAATGAATTAAAAGAAATTGCAGTTGAAAGAGGACATGGAAAGTCTGTCTTAAGAGGTCCTGCAATAGGAAAAATGTCTAGCCTAACAAAACTAATGTTAGTACTGATGATTGTTGCAATCGTGGTGTTTGGTACGATACATGTTAGAGGTAGATCGTTTAAGTCTTACTTTGCCCAAGATACCACACAAAAAATCGAACAAACAGTGACAGATAAAACCTCTATGGATAAATTGTATGACACATATATTGGTTAG
- a CDS encoding glycosyltransferase family 4 protein — MDFIFEISFRLVLTMLFSFIITPFIRKLAFVIGAVDQPNKRRINTKPMPTAGGLAIFITFSLSILFLFDDIIPTSYALHLIIPSGIIVITGLIDDIFEITPKQKMIGIILAALYVCFVFDIIMHSITLPYFGTIEFGWLSYPITILWIAGLTNAINLIDGLDGLASGVSIIALTTIGIIGYIGASTGAVNIVVPLSIFILLMSTLGFFPFNFFPAKIYLGDTGALFLGFLISLLSLQGLKNATFISLITPLIILGVPLTDTVFAMIRRILNKKPISSADKMHLHHRLISLGFTHRGAVIMIYCMALIFSLISFLYLFTNTWGTVFLTIASLLGLQLFIELIELSGENRQPLLHTLKFIGNKAYRKRKLTEYEQKKKERVTH, encoded by the coding sequence ATGGACTTTATTTTTGAAATATCATTTCGTTTAGTGTTAACGATGCTCTTTTCTTTCATTATAACACCTTTCATTCGTAAATTAGCCTTTGTCATTGGGGCAGTTGATCAACCTAATAAGCGACGAATCAATACTAAACCAATGCCTACTGCAGGTGGATTAGCTATTTTTATCACATTTTCATTATCTATTTTATTTTTATTTGATGATATTATTCCAACAAGCTATGCCTTGCACTTGATTATTCCTTCAGGGATTATTGTCATAACTGGGTTAATTGATGACATTTTTGAAATTACTCCCAAACAAAAAATGATTGGTATTATATTAGCCGCACTCTATGTGTGTTTTGTTTTCGATATTATCATGCACTCAATCACACTACCTTATTTTGGTACGATTGAATTTGGTTGGTTAAGTTATCCTATTACTATTTTATGGATTGCTGGATTAACAAATGCCATTAACTTAATTGATGGACTTGATGGTTTAGCATCCGGTGTGTCAATTATTGCGTTGACAACTATTGGGATTATTGGGTACATTGGGGCCTCTACCGGAGCAGTGAATATTGTGGTTCCTCTTAGTATTTTTATTTTGCTGATGAGTACATTGGGATTTTTCCCCTTTAATTTCTTTCCAGCAAAAATTTATTTGGGGGATACTGGTGCTTTATTTTTAGGTTTTCTAATTTCTTTACTATCATTACAAGGCCTAAAAAATGCTACCTTTATCTCTCTTATCACACCACTTATTATTTTAGGCGTTCCTTTAACAGATACTGTATTTGCAATGATTAGACGAATACTCAATAAAAAACCTATCTCATCAGCCGATAAAATGCACTTGCATCATCGCCTTATTTCACTAGGGTTTACGCATCGTGGAGCAGTTATTATGATTTATTGTATGGCGTTAATCTTTTCGCTCATTTCATTTTTATACTTGTTTACCAATACGTGGGGGACTGTTTTCCTCACTATCGCCTCTTTACTAGGTTTACAACTATTTATCGAATTAATCGAATTAAGCGGAGAAAATCGCCAACCACTACTTCACACGTTAAAATTTATTGGGAATAAAGCATATCGAAAAAGAAAACTAACAGAATACGAGCAAAAAAAAAAAGAAAGAGTAACTCACTGA
- a CDS encoding YihY/virulence factor BrkB family protein, with product MEKNAEKKDWQSFVKDFLSTLKQADVTIYSIVVTYYMLLSFFPLLIVIGNVLPYLKIDETQIYPYIRELLPPDIYRILKDTIEDLLTKSNGGLLSISALGTFWAISKGINGIRISLDKAYGVSKQKTQFIRRLLSFFMVFLLMLALLVLMFIMGFGQVILEHLLPIVGMPEDILSTFQTLRWPVTISVLFVVMTCIYYFLPSAKIHFKTILFGAVFTTLTWMLVTQLFSLYVTHFSGKISSYGIIGGFILFMFWLNIASSIIIIGGVINVTVEKFLYGPINPKESFVSHYVETRMKQVKAKRHEKKKK from the coding sequence ATGGAAAAGAATGCAGAAAAAAAGGATTGGCAATCATTTGTTAAAGACTTTTTATCTACCTTAAAACAGGCAGATGTTACTATCTACTCTATTGTCGTCACTTATTACATGCTACTGTCTTTTTTTCCACTTCTTATTGTGATAGGTAATGTGCTCCCATATTTAAAAATTGATGAAACACAAATCTACCCTTACATCAGGGAGCTATTGCCACCAGATATTTACCGTATTTTAAAAGATACGATAGAGGATTTGTTAACTAAAAGTAATGGTGGATTATTATCAATTTCAGCATTAGGTACCTTTTGGGCTATTAGTAAAGGAATAAATGGGATACGAATTAGTTTGGACAAAGCATATGGTGTTTCTAAGCAAAAAACCCAATTTATTAGACGACTACTATCTTTTTTTATGGTGTTTTTATTGATGCTTGCTTTGTTGGTTTTAATGTTTATCATGGGATTTGGTCAAGTCATTTTAGAACATTTACTTCCAATTGTTGGTATGCCTGAAGATATACTATCAACATTTCAAACACTACGGTGGCCAGTAACCATCTCTGTTTTATTTGTCGTGATGACTTGTATCTATTATTTTTTACCCAGTGCAAAAATTCATTTTAAAACGATTTTATTTGGTGCAGTTTTTACAACCTTAACCTGGATGTTGGTGACCCAATTATTTAGTTTATACGTGACGCATTTTTCAGGGAAAATTTCTAGTTATGGTATTATTGGTGGTTTCATCCTCTTTATGTTTTGGCTGAATATCGCCTCGTCAATTATTATTATTGGTGGCGTAATAAATGTGACGGTTGAAAAATTTTTATATGGTCCAATTAATCCTAAAGAGAGTTTTGTCAGTCATTACGTGGAAACTAGAATGAAGCAAGTTAAAGCCAAGCGACATGAAAAAAAGAAAAAGTAA
- a CDS encoding flavodoxin, producing the protein MAIAKIVYASLTGNTEEIADIVAERLEEKGLDVEIEECTQVDAEEFLDADICIVGSYTYDDVLVPDEIADFYEDLLELDLTGKIYGVIGSGDTFYPCFCQVVDQFDKAFQSTGATKGAESVKVDLAAEEDDIVALEAFADALVKQLN; encoded by the coding sequence ATGGCTATTGCAAAAATTGTTTATGCAAGTCTTACTGGTAACACGGAAGAAATAGCAGATATCGTAGCAGAACGTTTAGAAGAAAAAGGGTTAGACGTTGAGATTGAGGAATGCACACAAGTCGATGCTGAAGAGTTTTTAGATGCAGATATTTGTATTGTAGGTAGTTACACTTATGATGATGTCTTAGTTCCTGATGAAATTGCTGACTTTTATGAAGATCTATTAGAATTAGATTTAACTGGAAAAATATATGGTGTGATTGGATCCGGAGATACCTTTTATCCATGCTTCTGTCAAGTGGTTGATCAATTTGATAAAGCTTTCCAATCAACTGGTGCAACAAAAGGGGCTGAGTCAGTAAAAGTTGACTTAGCTGCTGAAGAAGATGACATTGTTGCTCTTGAAGCATTTGCGGATGCATTAGTAAAACAACTTAATTAA
- a CDS encoding aminopeptidase, giving the protein MVLKNFDHLLQKYAELITKVGVNVSKSHTVVLNIQVEQAPLARYIVKEAYKLGAKQVVVQWSDDVVNREFFLHADDDVISSVPDYKIEEANDWVEKGASRISVVSQNPDAFSGVDGDRLATFQSVNGKAMMPLRQATQANKLSWTVVAAAGSDWAKKVFPELTSNEEQVDALWDAIFKACRMYETDPIEAWHNHDKTLETKADELNAHQFDALHYTAPGTDLVIGLPEHHHWEGAGSKNARGERFMANMPTEEVFTAPDCRRIDGIVSSTKPLSYAGNTIENMVFTFKDGKVVDVTADKGEDVLKKLLETDEGAKSLGEVALVPDSSPISQSGITFFNTLFDENASNHLALGSAYAFNIEGGTEMTEEQLAEAGLNRSQTHVDFMIGSNQMNVDGIKTDGTKVPIFRNGEWA; this is encoded by the coding sequence ATGGTATTAAAAAATTTCGATCATTTATTACAAAAATATGCTGAATTAATTACTAAAGTCGGTGTAAATGTATCTAAATCACACACTGTTGTCTTAAATATACAAGTAGAACAAGCACCTCTTGCTCGTTATATTGTTAAAGAAGCATACAAATTAGGAGCGAAACAAGTTGTTGTTCAATGGTCAGATGACGTTGTAAACAGAGAATTTTTCTTACATGCTGATGATGATGTTATCTCTAGCGTCCCTGACTATAAAATTGAAGAGGCAAATGATTGGGTGGAAAAAGGAGCAAGTCGTATTAGTGTCGTATCTCAAAATCCTGATGCTTTCTCTGGTGTGGACGGAGATCGTTTAGCAACTTTCCAATCAGTAAATGGAAAGGCAATGATGCCACTACGACAAGCGACACAAGCAAACAAATTAAGCTGGACTGTTGTTGCTGCTGCAGGTAGTGACTGGGCAAAAAAAGTATTCCCTGAATTAACATCTAACGAAGAACAAGTTGATGCATTATGGGATGCTATTTTTAAAGCTTGTCGTATGTACGAAACGGATCCTATTGAAGCTTGGCATAATCATGATAAGACGTTAGAAACAAAAGCAGATGAATTAAATGCTCATCAATTTGATGCGCTACATTATACCGCACCTGGTACTGATCTAGTAATCGGTCTTCCAGAACATCATCATTGGGAAGGTGCTGGCAGTAAAAATGCTCGTGGGGAACGTTTCATGGCAAATATGCCAACTGAAGAAGTCTTTACAGCTCCAGATTGTCGTCGTATTGACGGTATTGTATCGAGTACAAAACCGTTAAGCTATGCTGGAAATACGATCGAAAACATGGTCTTTACATTTAAGGATGGCAAAGTCGTTGATGTCACTGCAGATAAAGGCGAAGATGTATTGAAAAAATTATTAGAAACAGATGAAGGAGCGAAAAGTTTAGGTGAAGTCGCTCTTGTTCCGGATAGCTCTCCAATTTCTCAATCTGGTATTACATTCTTTAATACCCTTTTTGATGAAAATGCTTCAAATCATTTAGCTTTGGGTAGTGCGTATGCCTTTAATATTGAAGGCGGCACAGAAATGACTGAAGAACAGCTAGCAGAGGCTGGATTAAACCGTAGTCAAACACATGTTGACTTTATGATTGGTTCTAATCAAATGAATGTAGATGGTATCAAAACAGATGGTACTAAAGTGCCAATATTCAGAAATGGTGAATGGGCATAA
- a CDS encoding ABC transporter permease yields MNDVKTVITEQFKNFGIIRRISKYEEKATYQSHYLGLLWQVLNPAIQIGIYYLVFGLGMKRKDIDGVPYIIWMLVGIIAWFFINSSILGESNSIYKQIGMVSKMKFPVSILPTVNMASNFKSYRWMMFILLVSMFSVGIYPNIYWLQYFYYLFCMFAFLFAFGILNSTISVLVRDYHIMLQSILRLLFYLSGPIMQFNTIFAGTRHAWITRVLELNPIYYIIDGFRDSLLFGRWFWEKGVQTVFFWLVVGVLLILGSHIHMKFRARFMDFI; encoded by the coding sequence GTGAATGACGTAAAGACCGTAATTACGGAACAATTTAAAAATTTTGGGATTATTCGTCGTATTTCGAAATATGAAGAAAAAGCCACTTATCAAAGTCACTATCTAGGCCTGTTGTGGCAAGTATTAAATCCAGCAATTCAGATTGGAATTTATTATTTAGTCTTTGGTTTAGGAATGAAGAGAAAAGACATAGATGGCGTGCCATATATTATTTGGATGCTTGTAGGGATTATTGCGTGGTTCTTTATTAATAGCTCAATATTAGGAGAATCAAATAGTATCTACAAACAAATTGGGATGGTATCAAAAATGAAGTTCCCAGTCAGTATTTTACCGACTGTTAATATGGCAAGTAACTTTAAAAGTTATCGATGGATGATGTTTATTTTATTAGTTTCCATGTTTTCAGTCGGAATCTATCCTAATATTTATTGGCTACAGTATTTTTATTATTTATTCTGTATGTTTGCCTTTCTGTTTGCTTTTGGTATATTGAATTCAACCATTTCAGTCTTGGTGCGAGATTATCACATCATGCTTCAATCAATTTTACGTCTACTATTCTATTTATCAGGACCGATAATGCAATTTAATACAATTTTTGCAGGAACAAGACATGCATGGATAACACGAGTACTTGAATTAAATCCTATCTACTATATTATAGATGGGTTTAGAGATTCGCTACTATTCGGTCGTTGGTTCTGGGAAAAAGGCGTACAAACTGTCTTTTTCTGGTTAGTTGTTGGCGTCCTATTGATTTTAGGGTCACACATTCACATGAAATTTAGAGCACGCTTTATGGACTTTATCTAA
- the map gene encoding type I methionyl aminopeptidase, translating into MITLKSAREIDEMEKSGQLLASVHEALRDFIKPGITSWDIEVFVRNMIEEHGGIAAQIGYEGYEYATCCSINDEICHGFPRKTPLKDGDLIKVDMCIDLKGAMSDSCWAYVVGKSTPEIDHLMEVTEKALYKGIEQATVGNRIGDIGHAIQTYVESENLSVVRDFIGHGIGPTIHEAPSVPHYGQAGKGLRLKEGMVITIEPMVNTGTWQMKMDNNGWTARTKDGGLSCQYEHTIAITANGPKILTLQDE; encoded by the coding sequence ATGATTACATTAAAATCAGCAAGAGAAATAGATGAAATGGAAAAATCTGGTCAATTATTAGCTAGTGTTCATGAAGCGTTAAGAGATTTTATAAAACCAGGTATAACAAGTTGGGATATTGAAGTGTTTGTTCGAAATATGATTGAAGAGCATGGTGGGATTGCCGCTCAAATCGGATATGAAGGCTATGAGTATGCAACGTGCTGTAGTATTAATGATGAAATCTGTCATGGATTTCCAAGAAAAACACCATTAAAAGATGGTGATTTAATTAAAGTGGATATGTGTATTGATTTAAAAGGGGCTATGTCAGATTCTTGTTGGGCATATGTTGTCGGAAAATCAACACCAGAAATTGACCACTTAATGGAAGTAACTGAAAAAGCTCTTTATAAAGGAATTGAACAAGCAACGGTTGGCAATCGTATCGGTGACATTGGTCATGCCATTCAGACATATGTTGAAAGTGAAAATTTATCTGTTGTGCGAGATTTTATTGGCCATGGGATTGGGCCAACTATCCATGAAGCACCATCTGTTCCTCACTATGGACAAGCTGGAAAAGGGTTAAGATTAAAAGAAGGTATGGTTATTACGATTGAACCAATGGTAAATACTGGAACTTGGCAAATGAAGATGGATAATAATGGATGGACAGCACGAACAAAAGATGGCGGTTTAAGTTGTCAGTATGAGCATACGATTGCCATTACTGCTAATGGGCCGAAAATCTTAACTTTACAAGATGAATAG
- a CDS encoding TetR/AcrR family transcriptional regulator encodes MARKKTITREHILSAVFEVISTEGFSGFTARNIANKMKTSTQPIYLEFKNMDELRNVFIDRVTAGLRNEVYNQRYTDDCIVDLTVNYVKFASENSVFYKALFVDNHESGTKLNKFTHDLFYDKINQDDAYAKLSDEVKEAIFTNCWVMSIGLSTLAASRRARPTVEEIEVMIKNVIEMSQKHPKVSLTKLK; translated from the coding sequence ATGGCTAGAAAAAAGACAATTACACGAGAACACATCCTATCAGCAGTATTTGAAGTTATTTCGACTGAAGGATTTAGTGGATTTACCGCAAGAAATATAGCGAATAAGATGAAAACATCAACGCAACCAATTTATTTGGAGTTTAAAAATATGGATGAGTTACGTAATGTCTTTATTGATCGAGTGACAGCCGGCTTAAGAAATGAAGTTTACAATCAACGCTATACAGACGATTGTATTGTTGATTTGACAGTTAACTATGTAAAATTTGCTTCTGAAAATAGTGTTTTTTACAAAGCACTTTTTGTAGATAATCATGAAAGTGGGACGAAACTAAATAAGTTTACACATGATTTATTTTATGACAAAATCAATCAGGATGATGCATACGCTAAACTATCTGATGAAGTAAAAGAAGCTATTTTCACTAATTGTTGGGTTATGAGCATAGGGTTATCTACATTAGCTGCCTCTAGGAGGGCTAGACCGACAGTTGAAGAAATAGAAGTTATGATTAAAAACGTTATCGAAATGTCCCAAAAACACCCTAAAGTAAGTTTAACAAAATTAAAGTGA